The Candidatus Poribacteria bacterium genome includes a region encoding these proteins:
- a CDS encoding MBL fold metallo-hydrolase has translation MKITILGSGTSTGVPEYKCDCETCEDARDVSSKNYRTRSSVHIEKDGKNLQFDLGPNFMDQIVRNRIERIDAVIFTHPHADHVSGTNDIVMPCRKQQMDMPIYGPEQTMGILQRNFDYMFTKETFQGGGVGHLLPNVVEKDKRFSLLGFDITPIPVEHGNVDTYGYRIDNFGYLPDVKRLPKASQDLLNGIEVLVIDALSFNPRHPTHLSVGEALEISDALKTRETYFTHIMHRLDHRYFPEQCKEVDIELPDNAYLAYDTQVIQL, from the coding sequence ATGAAGATTACGATTTTGGGTTCAGGCACCTCAACAGGCGTTCCTGAGTATAAATGCGACTGCGAAACCTGTGAAGACGCGCGGGATGTTAGTTCAAAAAACTATCGAACCCGTTCATCGGTCCATATTGAAAAAGACGGAAAAAACCTCCAATTTGACCTCGGCCCTAATTTCATGGATCAGATCGTCCGGAATCGGATTGAACGGATAGATGCTGTTATTTTCACGCACCCTCACGCCGACCATGTCAGTGGCACCAACGATATCGTAATGCCGTGCCGAAAACAGCAGATGGATATGCCGATTTACGGTCCCGAACAGACAATGGGCATCCTACAACGAAACTTTGATTATATGTTCACAAAGGAGACGTTCCAAGGTGGAGGAGTCGGTCATCTACTCCCAAATGTCGTTGAAAAAGATAAAAGATTTTCGTTGCTGGGTTTTGACATTACACCGATTCCGGTTGAGCATGGAAACGTTGACACTTACGGCTATCGTATCGACAATTTCGGGTATCTACCGGATGTGAAACGACTGCCGAAAGCGTCACAAGATTTATTAAACGGGATTGAGGTGTTGGTTATTGATGCGCTGAGTTTTAATCCGAGACACCCAACGCATCTCTCGGTTGGTGAAGCGTTAGAAATTAGCGATGCCTTGAAAACGAGGGAAACCTATTTTACACATATTATGCACCGATTAGATCATCGGTATTTCCCGGAGCAGTGTAAAGAAGTAGATATTGAACTTCCAGACAACGCCTACCTTGCTTATGATACACAGGTAATTCAACTGTAG
- a CDS encoding GNAT family N-acetyltransferase, which yields MTKLTSQEYLVLADVIGDTPMTVISASRLQQRMCDAYIAGSLPDVDAAIVFDAYCSDEPAGFGTDADALWQLLKATDGWSCINVDNSCAAALGALIEADRGTSIRYYGDVCYALLEPVHCYPNESVRRLSLEDVERLAKAPAEIQGNGYKTHEAMLTEGIAAGAVVDGNIVAIAHTYAETKLHADIGVSTLKAWREKGFATAAASVVAQEIQAKGKVPAWSCGEDNIASLQVAQKLGFTEVARRTYVIPTSPE from the coding sequence ATGACTAAACTTACATCCCAAGAATATCTCGTTCTGGCTGATGTCATTGGCGACACACCAATGACAGTTATCTCTGCCTCCCGCTTGCAACAACGGATGTGCGATGCTTACATCGCTGGTTCGCTACCAGATGTTGATGCCGCCATCGTTTTTGACGCATACTGCTCGGACGAACCCGCCGGTTTCGGCACCGATGCCGATGCTCTGTGGCAACTCTTGAAAGCAACCGACGGATGGAGTTGTATCAACGTTGACAATTCCTGTGCTGCAGCTCTCGGCGCGCTTATTGAAGCGGACAGGGGCACATCCATCCGCTATTACGGTGATGTCTGTTACGCGCTCTTAGAGCCTGTCCACTGTTATCCAAACGAGAGCGTTCGCCGCTTGTCATTGGAAGATGTAGAACGTCTGGCAAAAGCCCCCGCAGAAATCCAAGGAAACGGTTACAAAACACACGAAGCCATGCTGACAGAAGGCATCGCTGCTGGAGCCGTTGTGGACGGGAACATTGTTGCTATTGCGCACACCTACGCTGAAACAAAGCTCCATGCCGACATCGGAGTTTCTACACTAAAGGCATGGCGTGAAAAAGGATTCGCCACCGCAGCGGCATCGGTCGTCGCACAAGAAATTCAGGCGAAAGGTAAAGTCCCTGCCTGGAGTTGCGGTGAAGACAATATCGCTTCACTTCAGGTGGCACAAAAATTGGGCTTCACCGAAGTCGCACGGCGCACCTACGTTATTCCCACCTCACCAGAATAG
- a CDS encoding DegT/DnrJ/EryC1/StrS family aminotransferase, producing the protein MPARLAIDGGTPVIAESIPGGMHGPSVIDEREINAVTEVLRSGKLFRFVEDSNVASFEKEAAAYLGAKHALMVNSGTSAIICALTGVGIGPGDEVIVPGYTFIATAAAIVGVGAIPVIAEIDDSLGLDVADVERKITPHTKAILPVHMQGVPCRLEAIVELAQKHDLLVVEDCCQCVGGQYKGKYAGTWGDAGAWSLNYYKVISCGEGGLVFSDDYDVYERAAFAAEPGLPMWMSDSEWQNKPFSRQCYRTSEILGAIARVQLSKLENILGHTRRLKKAFTAELAENPKGYIRQHVDDPTGECGISAAIIVRDLELAKKYAEALKAEGLNAGTAYNEGFPDRHIYTYWDSILFKHSPDASGYPWKDPRYKGDVEYSPDMCPQTLSILGRALRFGFNVNMQEEHARLMAAAINKVDDALG; encoded by the coding sequence ATGCCAGCACGTTTAGCAATAGATGGCGGAACTCCCGTTATCGCAGAATCAATACCGGGCGGAATGCACGGACCCAGTGTGATAGATGAGCGTGAGATCAACGCTGTGACTGAGGTCTTGCGCAGTGGGAAACTCTTTCGGTTCGTTGAGGATTCAAATGTCGCCAGTTTTGAGAAGGAGGCAGCCGCGTACCTCGGTGCAAAACACGCTTTGATGGTGAACTCAGGCACCTCAGCGATCATCTGCGCGTTGACTGGGGTCGGCATCGGACCGGGGGATGAGGTGATTGTACCGGGCTATACCTTTATCGCAACCGCTGCTGCTATTGTCGGTGTTGGTGCGATTCCGGTAATAGCAGAGATCGACGATTCGCTCGGTTTAGACGTTGCCGACGTGGAACGGAAAATTACGCCACATACTAAAGCCATCCTACCGGTACACATGCAAGGCGTGCCGTGCCGACTTGAAGCAATCGTTGAACTCGCGCAGAAGCACGACCTTCTCGTTGTTGAAGATTGCTGTCAGTGTGTCGGTGGACAGTATAAGGGTAAATATGCGGGAACATGGGGAGATGCAGGGGCGTGGAGTCTCAACTACTACAAGGTGATTTCTTGTGGGGAGGGTGGACTCGTCTTTAGTGATGACTACGATGTCTATGAACGTGCAGCATTCGCAGCAGAACCCGGTTTGCCGATGTGGATGAGCGATTCTGAATGGCAGAATAAACCCTTCTCACGGCAGTGTTACCGGACGAGTGAGATTTTAGGGGCGATCGCACGCGTGCAACTCTCAAAATTAGAGAACATCTTGGGACATACACGCCGACTCAAAAAGGCGTTCACGGCGGAACTCGCTGAGAATCCGAAAGGTTATATTCGACAACACGTCGATGATCCGACTGGTGAGTGCGGTATTAGTGCCGCCATTATTGTGCGCGATCTGGAACTCGCCAAGAAGTACGCTGAGGCACTCAAGGCAGAAGGACTGAACGCAGGAACTGCTTACAATGAAGGCTTTCCCGACCGGCATATCTATACCTATTGGGATTCGATCCTATTCAAGCATTCTCCGGACGCGTCTGGATACCCGTGGAAGGATCCGCGTTATAAAGGAGATGTTGAATACTCACCGGATATGTGTCCGCAAACGTTGTCTATCCTCGGTCGCGCACTACGGTTTGGGTTTAACGTGAATATGCAGGAGGAGCACGCGCGGTTGATGGCAGCGGCTATCAACAAGGTAGACGATGCCCTTGGGTAA
- a CDS encoding tetratricopeptide repeat protein: protein MTKKHSQKRAEVYYKHRFAQWKKADYERAIVDFTKAIEHNSEDVFAYTNRGVAYYNKGRFYRTVDDFSKVISLTPDDPFAYYVRGFAYRSLLVFEKAIQDFSTAIRLKSDAAADAYTERGVTHHLKGDVDHAIGDYNAAIALDPAFAQAYTARGQVYRDKGERDKAIEDYNKAIQLNPGLAEPYTYRGLIYNQQRELDKAIADHSKAIACNPEFAEAYLNRGQAYYTKSELDKAIEDYDKAIELNPELVEAYTHRGNAYSAKVELNSAIADYTEALKLRPKIAEFYYTRGEAWLLAKSWEEAKTDLTAALLQDVDVAAAFHNTHESIDAFEEKIGSRLPKEIVELLTPRSEPFEIDRDARIALGMKYYGNDELSSGLAAKLAGVSREEFWYLMGDYGLSLFGDEEEYAKSGY, encoded by the coding sequence GTGACAAAAAAACACAGTCAGAAACGTGCCGAGGTGTATTACAAACACCGGTTCGCTCAATGGAAAAAAGCGGATTATGAGCGTGCCATTGTAGACTTTACCAAAGCGATAGAACACAATTCAGAAGATGTCTTTGCCTATACGAATCGGGGCGTGGCTTATTACAACAAGGGCAGGTTTTACCGCACAGTTGATGACTTTAGCAAAGTGATAAGTCTCACGCCGGACGATCCATTTGCCTATTATGTCCGCGGGTTCGCTTACCGGAGCCTGCTTGTTTTTGAGAAAGCCATCCAAGACTTTAGCACAGCAATACGTCTCAAATCTGATGCAGCTGCTGATGCCTATACCGAGCGCGGTGTAACCCACCACCTTAAAGGTGACGTAGACCATGCTATTGGGGACTATAACGCTGCGATCGCACTGGATCCAGCGTTTGCACAGGCTTATACGGCGCGCGGTCAAGTTTACCGTGATAAAGGCGAGAGAGACAAGGCAATTGAAGATTATAACAAAGCCATACAACTCAATCCGGGACTCGCTGAGCCTTATACCTACCGCGGTCTCATCTACAATCAACAACGCGAGTTAGACAAAGCGATTGCAGATCATAGTAAAGCAATTGCCTGCAACCCAGAATTTGCCGAGGCATACCTCAATCGGGGGCAGGCTTACTACACTAAAAGCGAATTGGACAAAGCGATTGAAGATTACGACAAAGCTATAGAGCTCAACCCAGAACTTGTGGAGGCATACACGCATCGAGGCAACGCCTACAGTGCTAAAGTAGAGTTAAACAGCGCAATTGCGGATTATACTGAGGCACTAAAACTCAGGCCAAAGATTGCTGAATTCTATTACACACGGGGTGAAGCATGGTTGCTTGCAAAAAGTTGGGAAGAGGCGAAGACTGACCTGACAGCTGCACTCCTACAAGATGTAGATGTCGCCGCTGCGTTTCACAATACCCACGAGAGCATTGATGCCTTTGAGGAGAAGATCGGGAGTCGTTTGCCGAAAGAAATTGTAGAGTTATTGACACCGCGGAGCGAACCGTTTGAAATTGATAGAGATGCGCGGATCGCGTTGGGAATGAAGTACTACGGAAACGATGAACTCAGCAGCGGCCTGGCCGCAAAACTTGCAGGAGTATCACGAGAAGAATTCTGGTATTTGATGGGGGATTACGGACTCTCACTGTTTGGTGATGAGGAAGAGTACGCCAAGAGTGGATATTAA
- a CDS encoding DUF3368 domain-containing protein, which yields MPIQPVISNNSPLVGLLGLNLFSLLRDLYTEVWIPRKVEKEFLRKDPIVRQEALENAPWIKTVDLTDPQTASVHAELDDGEAEALALANEHDARLVLLDEKKGRQKAKKIGLTVKGIAGILLQAKEEGLIDVIKPLLIRLQDNGVYLSESLINNALRDAGEAD from the coding sequence ATGCCGATACAACCAGTGATTAGCAATAATAGTCCGCTTGTTGGACTGCTCGGGCTCAATCTTTTTTCTCTATTGCGAGACCTTTATACAGAGGTGTGGATTCCACGAAAAGTTGAAAAGGAGTTTCTCAGAAAGGATCCGATAGTCCGCCAGGAGGCACTCGAAAATGCTCCCTGGATTAAGACTGTTGATTTAACGGATCCCCAAACCGCTTCGGTTCATGCGGAACTTGATGATGGCGAAGCCGAGGCGTTGGCTCTTGCTAATGAACATGACGCACGTCTCGTTCTTCTTGATGAAAAGAAGGGAAGACAGAAGGCGAAAAAAATCGGATTAACGGTTAAGGGAATAGCAGGCATTTTACTTCAGGCAAAGGAAGAAGGCTTGATTGATGTCATCAAGCCGCTTTTAATTCGGTTGCAGGATAACGGAGTGTACCTGAGCGAATCGCTCATCAATAACGCCCTGCGAGACGCAGGTGAGGCAGATTAG
- a CDS encoding tetratricopeptide repeat protein — protein MQKPNQELINKYYTRGIASGEKGEVELAIEDYTEAIALDPKFAEAYYQRGLAYAKNGELDKAIGDYTTAIELKPDYADAYYRRSKAWLRLGKQDEAKADMQTASNIGINSSTALDETLRNYARAWKALGNV, from the coding sequence ATGCAAAAACCGAATCAAGAACTTATCAATAAATATTACACGCGCGGTATAGCATCCGGCGAAAAAGGCGAGGTTGAACTTGCAATTGAGGACTACACTGAGGCAATAGCACTGGATCCGAAGTTTGCCGAAGCGTATTATCAGCGCGGGCTTGCTTACGCTAAAAATGGCGAACTTGACAAAGCCATTGGGGACTATACCACAGCAATAGAACTCAAACCCGACTATGCGGATGCTTATTACAGGCGCAGCAAGGCTTGGTTACGCCTTGGAAAGCAAGACGAAGCGAAAGCGGACATGCAAACCGCTAGCAACATCGGGATAAACAGCAGCACTGCTTTAGACGAAACCCTACGTAACTATGCCCGCGCATGGAAAGCCCTCGGTAATGTATGA
- a CDS encoding type II toxin-antitoxin system death-on-curing family toxin, whose translation MRYLTIAEILEVAEGHVGTYHLLDENRLHYVVEAVSGTFGDTELYPTLSQKAAVYAHHIITGHIFLDGNKRTGLHCAILFLEFNGCTLRLDLDDSIIELGFKIADGSITDIEDIADHIQSWIL comes from the coding sequence ATGAGATATTTGACAATTGCAGAGATTTTGGAGGTTGCCGAGGGACATGTCGGGACTTATCATTTACTGGATGAAAACCGTTTACACTATGTGGTTGAAGCAGTTAGTGGAACGTTTGGTGACACAGAACTGTATCCGACTTTGTCGCAGAAAGCCGCTGTATACGCCCATCACATTATCACGGGACATATATTTTTAGATGGAAACAAACGTACCGGTTTACACTGCGCGATCCTGTTCTTAGAATTTAACGGTTGTACCCTGCGGCTTGACCTTGATGATTCAATTATTGAACTCGGTTTTAAGATTGCCGACGGATCCATCACCGATATTGAGGACATCGCCGACCATATACAGTCATGGATTCTGTAA